A stretch of Aythya fuligula isolate bAytFul2 chromosome 1, bAytFul2.pri, whole genome shotgun sequence DNA encodes these proteins:
- the DCLRE1C gene encoding protein artemis, whose product MSRFGGRLREYPALSIDRFDRDNLRARAYFLSHCHKDHMKGLRASALKRRLESSLKVKLYCSPVTKELLLTNWKYKFWENHIVALEVETPTQISLVDETSGEKEDIEVTLLPAGHCPGSVMFLFQGENGTVLYTGDFRLAKGEAARMELLHSGTRVKDIQSVYLDTTFCDPKFYHIPSREECLNGILELVRSWTSLSRYHVVWLNCKAAYGYEYLFINLSEELGIKVHVNKLDMFRNMPEILCHVTTDRHTQIHACRHPRDDDYFRGNRLPCGMTCQNGTPLRIISIKPSTMWFGERIKKTNVIVRTGESTYRACFSFHSSFSEIKDFLRHICPVNVYPNVLPVGGTEDKVMELLQPLCRSYRRNMEPRYKPLGTLKRVHKRDSSDTDEDDLFDTELTSARPKISKQQREESGPSETTQPENAEGNVKESTDSYKAPLTYTSLQVDFMDCEESNDDDDDDDDEEDKEDTEKNTAQVLPQESDATSTANCNGVPGDQQEPKADVPRWDTFFKCDRLDESSENEDNFPSSAGAGGSQSLFSDSDGVSDSTHISSQNSSQSTHISEQGSQGWGSQGWDSQMDTVLITSQERNAADFSCFSRAGSRMVPVPHEAAKESQADNSSWKAPGQNRSGASDVTCDLKSKDSEKEAEAGAAHVQEVLVETPDTCRAPNLELKRDSQSSSDFEIPLTPDAELPQPDKLYCLYKKLAAGESIVRKPS is encoded by the exons ATGAGCCGGTTCGGGGGCCGGCTGCGCGAGTACCCGGCGCTGTCCATCGACCGCTTCGACCGCGACAACCTGCGGGCGCGCGCCTATTTCCTGTCACACTGCCACAAGG ATCACATGAAGGGGCTGAGGGCGTCCGCCCTGAagaggaggctggagagcag CCTGAAAGTTAAATTATATTGCTCTCCAGTAACTAAGGAACTGCTGCTGACTAACTGGAAATACAAGTTCTGGGAGAATCACATT GTTGCACTGGAAGTTGAAACTCCAACTCAGATTTCTTTAGTAGATGAAACTTCTGGTGAG AAAGAAGATATAGAGGTGACGCTTCTACCAGCTGGTCACTGTCCTGGATCAGTCAT gtttttgtttcaAGGTGAAAATGGCACTGTGCTGTACACGGGGGATTTCAGGCTTGCAAAAGGAGAAGCAGCCAGAATGGAGCTTTTGCATTCAGGGACCAG aGTAAAGGACATTCAGAGCGTGTATTTGGACACCACTTTTTGTGATCCCAAATTTTATCATATACCAAGCAGG GAGGAGTGTCTAAATGGGATCTTAGAGTTAGTGCGAAGCTGGACCTCGCTGAGTCGCTATCATGTGGTGTGGCTGAATTGCAAAGCTGCTTATGGTTATGAGTATTTATTCATTAACCTCAGTGAGGAACTTGGAATCAAG GTGCACGTGAACAAGCTGGATATGTTCAGAAACATGCCAGAAATCCTCTGCCATGTTACAACAGATCGGCACACTCAGATTCATGCCTGTCGACATCCTCGG GATGATGACTACTTTCGAGGGAACAGACTGCCCTGTGGAATGACATGCCAAAATGGAACTCCCTTGCGCATAATTAGCATCAAACCCTCCACTATGTGGTTTGGAGAAAGGATCAAGAAAACCAATGTAATTGTGAG gacTGGGGAGAGTACATACAGAGCTTGTTTCTCTTTCCACTCTTCATTCAGTGAG ATTAAGGATTTCTTGCGACACATCTGTCCAGTGAACGTGTACCCCAACGTGCTGCCGGTGGGTGGGACAGAAGACAAAGTTATGGAACT ATTACAGCCGCTATGCAGATCGTACAGGAGAAACATGGAACCTAGGTACAAGCCCTTAGGAACGCTGAAGAGAGTCCACAAAAGAGACTCGTCTGATACAG ATGAAGATGATCTCTTTGATACAGAACTCACTTCTGCAAGGCCTAAGATTTccaagcagcagagagaagagagcGGGCCATCTGAAACAACACAGCctgaaaatgctgaaggaaaCGTGAAGGAGAGCACAGACAGCTACAAAGCACCCCTAACTTATACATCCCTCCAGGTGGACTTCATGGACTGTGAGGAGTCAaacgatgatgatgatgatgacgatgacgaagaagacaaagaagatactgaaaaaaatacagctcaaGTTCTTCCCCAGGAGTCAGATGCCACTTCAACAGCAAATTGCAATGGTGTACCTGGCGACCAGCAGGAGCCTAAAGCTGACGTCCCGCGCTGGGATACGTTTTTTAAGTGTGACAGGCTGGATGAGAGCTCTGAAAACGAGGACAACTTCCCGTCCTCAGCAGGTGCTGGTGGGTCCCAGTCCCTTTTCAGCGATTCGGATGGGGTGAGCGACTCCACGCACATCTCCTCCCAGAACTCCTCTCAGTCAACGCACATCTCGGAGCAGGGCAgtcagggctggggcagccagggctgggacaGCCAGATGGACACGGTGCTCATCACCTCCCAGGAGAGGAATGCTGCTGACTTCAGCTGCTTCAGCAGAGCCGGGAGCAGGATGGTTCCTGTGCCACATGAGGCTGCCAAGGAGAGTCAAGCtgacaacagcagctggaaggcaCCGGGGCAGAACAGGTCTGGTGCCTCCGATGTCACCTGTGACTTGAAAAGCAAAGActcagagaaagaagcagaagctggCGCTGCTCACGTTCAGGAGGTGCTGGTGGAAACACCTGACACTTGTAGAGCTCCCAATCTGGAACTGAAGCGGGACTCCCAGAGCTCCTCAGACTTTGAAATTCCCTTGACCCCCGATGCCGAGTTACCTCAACCAGACAAGCTGTACTGCCTGTACAAGAAGCTTGCAGCAGGGGAAAGCATAGTGAGAAAACCCTCCTGA
- the MEIG1 gene encoding meiosis expressed gene 1 protein homolog produces MVSQEVPGLSRCLGEAHTSDEFSTSCDEVLNPSNVIKPEASAVMAKADLKPKSIRHAKNWSDEVENLYRFQQAGYRDEFEYKQVKQVDTVECWPETGFVKKLQRRDNTYYYYNKQRECEDKEVHKVKVYVY; encoded by the exons ATGGTGAGTCAGGAAGTGCCAGGCTTGTCTAGGTGTCTTGGAGAAGCACACACATCAGATGAATTCAGCACATCCTGTGATGAAGTACTTAACCCTAGCAATGT GATAAAGCCTGAAGCTTCTGCAGTCATGGCTAAAGCTGACCTCAAGCCAAAATCTATACGTCATGCCAAAAATTGGTCAGATGAGGTAGAGAACTTATACAGATTTCAGCAAGCTGGATACAGAGATGAGTTTGAATATAAACAAGTAAAACAAGTTGATACG GTGGAGTGTTGGCCAGAAACTGGATTTGTAAAGAAGCTTCAGAGAAGGGACAATACCTACTATTACTACAATAAGCAAAGAGAATGCGAAGACAAGGAAGTTCATAAAGTGAAAGTTtatgtttattaa